The Terriglobales bacterium genome includes the window GCGTCTTCCACGCCCGCAAAGACGGCGTCAGGGTCGGTGAGCGAGGGTTCCAGGTGCCAGACGCGCTTGAACTCCCAGGGATGCTGGGTGCCGTCGTAGAACTGGTGGGTGGTGAGCGGCTTGCCGGTCTCGGTGGAGGTGTCGTAGACGAACTTGTTGCTCTGCCCTTGCGGCCAGCCCTGGGGCGTGGGTGGAGGCGCGCCGCCGGGCACCTCCCAGCTCTTGCCGCCGTCGTTGGAGCGCTGGATGATCTGCCCGAACCAGCCGCTGGTCTGCGAGGCGTAGATGCGGTTGGGGTCGGCGGGCGACCCTTTCAGGTGATAGATCTCCCAGCCCGTGAAATAGGGACCGGCGACCTCCCACTGCTTGCGTTTGCCATCCGAGGTCAGGATGAACGCGCCCTTTTTCGTGCCCACCAGCACCCGTACCTTGCTCATGCCCCACCCTTTCCCGGCCGCAGGCCGCGAAGCGTCCGTCCATACTGCCACAGGACACGCCGGCAATGCACGTGGGCGCCCCATTGCCGCGCTCTTGCCAGAATCCCCGCCCCACCGGAGGGAGGGCGTGGTATGATGCGGCGCACTAGCGGCGCAGTTTCTCACCGGAAGCATTCCACTGGCCGAAAAAAGGAGTCCTATGAAGAAGGCATCGACGCTCGTGGTTATGAGCACGTTCCTGCTGGCGCTGTCGGCGACGCTGATGGCGCAGAACAACAAGATCACGGTTCCTGCGGGCACCACCTTGACGGTGCGCCTGGGCCGGTCGCTCAGCTCCAAGACCAGCAAGCCGGGCGACACCTTCCCCGCCACCCTGCGGTACTCGGTGAAGGTCGAGGGCAACACCGTGATCCCGGCGGGCGCGGAGGTGGAGGGCCGGGTGGCGAACGCCAAGAAGCAGGGCGCCTTCGCCGGCCAAGCCGACCTGGCGCTGGAGCTGATCAGCATCACCACGCACGGCGATACCTACTCCATCACCACCGACACCTGGGCGCAGACCGAGAAGGGCAAGGGCAAGCGCACCGCCGGATCGGTCGGAGGCGGCGCCGCCGCTGGGGCCATCATCGGCGCGATCGCCGGGGGCGGCAAGGGAGCGGCCATCGGAGCGGGCCTGGGCGCCGGCGCGGGAACCGCCGTCGCCGGCGGCACCGGCGGCAAGAACGTCAACCTCTCCACCGAGAGCACGCTGAGCTTCCGCTTGACCCAGCCGCTCGTCATCCAGACCCACTAGCCAGGGGTCCTGCATCTCAGAAGACGGGATGGGCGCCGGCCCATCCCGTTTTGTCCTGCGGGCAAGTCGGGGCCGCCCGAATATCCTCTAGCCCGGAGATCCGCATCGCCGTGCCGGAAGCCTTCAATGCCGCCACCCGCTTCGTGGACCACAATGTCCATGAAGGCCGGGGAGCCAAGGTCGCCATCGAGTGCGGCGAGCAGCGCGTGACCTACGCGCAGTTGCAGGCGCGCGTGAACCGCGTGGGCAACGCCCTGCGCGGGCTGGGTGTGCGCCCGCAAGAGCGTGTCGTCCTGCTGCTGCCTGACTCGCCCGACTTCCTCTACGTCTTCTTCGGTGTCATCAAGATCGGCGCCGTCGCGGTGCCCATCAGCACTTTGCTCAAGCCCCCCGAGTACGAATACATCCTGAACGACGCGCAGGCGCGGGTGGCGGTGGTGAGCGATTCCCTGCTGCCGCTGGCGGAATCCATCCCGCGCGAGCGGCTGCGGTACCTGCAAACCATGGTGGTGGCGGGCGAGCCGGCTGCAGGCCGTCCCAGCCTCGATTCCCTCATGGCCGCGGCTTCCGCGGAGCTTGCGGCCGAACCCAGGGGCCGCGACGACCCCGCCTTCTGGCTGTACTCCTCGGGCAGCACCGGCGCACCCAAGGGCTGCGTGCACCTGCAGCACGACATGGAAGTGTGCGCCGAGCGCTACGCCAGCGGCATCCTGAAAATGACGGAGCGCGACCGCTGCTACAGCGTGGCCCGCCTGTTCTTCGCCTACGGCCTGGGCAATACCGGTTATTTCCCTCTGTATTTCGGCGCGACCACGATCCTCTCCCCGGGCCGGCCCACGCCGGCCAGCATCTATGCTGACATCGAGCGCTACCGCCCCACCCTGTTCTTCTCCGTGCCCTCGAACTACGCCGCGCTGCTGGCCCACCGCCGAGAAGGCGGCGGGGAGTTCGACCTGGCGAGCATCCGCCACGGCATCTCCGCGGGAGAGGCCCTGCCCGCGCCGCTCTTCGAGCGCTTCCGCCGGCGTTTCGGCATCGAGATCCTGGATGCCTGGGGCTCGACCGAGACCCTGCAGATGGTGCTGGCCAACCGCCCGGGCGAGGCCCGCGCCGGCTCCAGCGGCAAGGTGATCCCCGGCTTCGAGGCTCGCATCGTGGACGAGACGGGCGCCCCGGTGGCGCCCGGCGAGATCGGCAACCTGCTGGTCAAGAGCGACGCCACCTGCGCCGGCTACTGGAACCAGCACGAGAAGACCAGGGCAGCTTTCCAAGGCGCCTGGTTCTGCACCGGCGACAAGTACTATCAGGACGAGGAGGGCTACTTCTGGTACGCGGGGCGCTCCGACGACCTCTTCAAAGTGAACGGGCGCTGGCTGAGCCCGGCGGAGGTGGAGAGCGCGCTCCTCGCACATCCCGCCGTGCAGGAGGCGGCGGTGGTGGCGCGCGACGACGAGAGCGGGCTCGCCAAGCCCGCCGCCTACGTGGTAGTGGGCGCGGAGGCCCAGGCTGACGACGCGCTGCGCGGCGAACTGCAGGAGTGGGTAGCGCAGCGGATCGGCGATTACAAGCGTCCGCGCTGGATCGAGTTTCTGCCCGAGCTTCCCAAGACCGCCACCGGAAAGCTGCAGCGCTTCAAGCTGCGGCAGCGCGCCTAGGGCTTGCGCTGCTCCTCGCGGGGAAGGTCGAGCGGAGGCAGGACCTCGCACAGCGCGCGGATGGGCTGCAGCGCTTCGGGAGCGGGCTCGACGAACTCGAAGCCGTAGAGGCGGCCGTCGCGGTGGCGCACGGTGGCGTGCAGGAAGAGCGGCTGCGGCGCCGTG containing:
- a CDS encoding benzoate-CoA ligase family protein; the encoded protein is MPEAFNAATRFVDHNVHEGRGAKVAIECGEQRVTYAQLQARVNRVGNALRGLGVRPQERVVLLLPDSPDFLYVFFGVIKIGAVAVPISTLLKPPEYEYILNDAQARVAVVSDSLLPLAESIPRERLRYLQTMVVAGEPAAGRPSLDSLMAAASAELAAEPRGRDDPAFWLYSSGSTGAPKGCVHLQHDMEVCAERYASGILKMTERDRCYSVARLFFAYGLGNTGYFPLYFGATTILSPGRPTPASIYADIERYRPTLFFSVPSNYAALLAHRREGGGEFDLASIRHGISAGEALPAPLFERFRRRFGIEILDAWGSTETLQMVLANRPGEARAGSSGKVIPGFEARIVDETGAPVAPGEIGNLLVKSDATCAGYWNQHEKTRAAFQGAWFCTGDKYYQDEEGYFWYAGRSDDLFKVNGRWLSPAEVESALLAHPAVQEAAVVARDDESGLAKPAAYVVVGAEAQADDALRGELQEWVAQRIGDYKRPRWIEFLPELPKTATGKLQRFKLRQRA